One genomic segment of Natrialbaceae archaeon AArc-T1-2 includes these proteins:
- a CDS encoding DUF7556 family protein, which yields MVVDPNGHAEPASETIVGAIDASDHGEGEEYIIADISADGAWLSIGAEDAPTLPAWR from the coding sequence ATGGTGGTGGATCCCAACGGACACGCCGAGCCGGCGAGCGAGACCATCGTCGGAGCGATCGACGCGAGCGACCACGGCGAGGGCGAGGAGTACATCATCGCAGACATTTCGGCAGACGGCGCGTGGCTTTCGATCGGTGCCGAGGACGCGCCGACGCTTCCCGCCTGGCGCTGA
- a CDS encoding TspO/MBR family protein — MSDDARVLSRLPGSTALLRAVAFVVAINVVGSVPGVLFSPDSAWFRALEKPQFYPPEIAFPVVWTLLFTLMGVALWLVWERDRTGRGLAIGLFAVQMAFNVAWTPVFFGLEELFFGLVVIVSLWVVLVATIVAFSRVDRRAAALLVPYLAWVTFAAVLNAELWRLNA; from the coding sequence ATGTCCGACGACGCTCGCGTGCTGTCTCGACTGCCCGGCAGTACTGCACTCCTTCGAGCCGTCGCGTTCGTCGTGGCGATAAACGTCGTCGGCAGCGTCCCCGGCGTCCTCTTTTCGCCCGACAGCGCCTGGTTTCGTGCCCTCGAGAAGCCCCAATTCTACCCGCCAGAGATCGCGTTCCCGGTCGTCTGGACGCTGCTTTTTACCCTCATGGGAGTTGCGCTGTGGCTCGTCTGGGAGCGCGATCGGACGGGCCGTGGACTCGCGATCGGACTGTTCGCCGTCCAGATGGCGTTCAACGTCGCCTGGACGCCGGTCTTTTTCGGGCTCGAGGAGCTGTTTTTCGGCCTCGTCGTCATCGTCTCCCTCTGGGTGGTGCTCGTCGCGACGATCGTCGCGTTTTCCCGCGTGGATCGACGGGCGGCGGCGTTGCTCGTCCCCTACCTCGCCTGGGTGACGTTCGCGGCCGTGCTCAACGCCGAACTCTGGCGGCTGAACGCGTGA
- a CDS encoding CBS domain-containing protein has product MNVADAMTPRSRVVTVELPGTREDVLEYLQERSFSSVPVVKPTDNGPEYRGLVTRDALIEQPDEDQLVMLMEDVPTTTAGEAIEAVATLMLTEGGRRVPVVDGEFEGIVTVTDVVHAIATGDAETDVEIGEYASENVNTTYEGAPLPVAERELSYANVPYTVALDDEGSMSGVLTEVDIIDVARIVEGEEETGNSFADQDSEWAWEGIKGVGSRYLPTRDIELPTDPVSEFMTEDVVTVSGRKPVQEVAQLMIRHDVEQIPMVSGDQLVGIVRDVDVVAALADRE; this is encoded by the coding sequence ATGAACGTAGCCGACGCGATGACGCCGCGCTCGAGGGTCGTGACAGTCGAGTTGCCCGGCACCAGAGAAGACGTCCTCGAGTACCTCCAGGAGCGATCGTTCTCGTCCGTGCCGGTCGTCAAACCGACCGACAACGGACCGGAGTATCGCGGACTCGTTACCCGCGACGCTCTGATCGAACAGCCCGACGAGGACCAGCTGGTCATGCTGATGGAAGACGTCCCGACGACGACGGCCGGAGAGGCAATCGAGGCCGTCGCGACTCTGATGCTCACGGAGGGCGGCCGCCGCGTTCCCGTCGTCGACGGCGAGTTCGAAGGGATCGTCACGGTGACGGACGTGGTCCACGCGATCGCAACCGGCGACGCCGAGACGGACGTCGAGATCGGCGAGTACGCGAGCGAGAACGTGAACACGACCTACGAAGGCGCGCCGTTGCCCGTCGCCGAGCGAGAGCTGTCCTACGCGAACGTCCCCTACACCGTCGCGCTCGACGACGAGGGATCGATGAGCGGGGTCCTCACGGAGGTCGACATCATCGACGTCGCCCGGATCGTCGAAGGCGAAGAGGAGACGGGCAACTCCTTCGCCGATCAGGACTCGGAGTGGGCCTGGGAAGGGATCAAAGGCGTCGGCAGTCGGTACCTGCCGACGCGGGACATCGAACTCCCGACCGATCCCGTCTCGGAGTTCATGACCGAGGACGTCGTCACGGTCTCGGGACGGAAACCCGTCCAGGAGGTCGCCCAGCTGATGATCAGACACGACGTCGAGCAGATTCCGATGGTCAGCGGCGACCAGCTCGTCGGGATCGTCCGCGACGTCGACGTCGTCGCGGCGCTCGCCGACCGGGAGTGA
- a CDS encoding ABC transporter ATP-binding protein, whose amino-acid sequence MSDAGEEPLLEVDGLTKHFVADSGLFAGIEFDPGQFPPISVGRDRVKAVDGVSFEIREGETLGLVGESGCGKSTLGRTILRLLEPTDGTIRFNGEDLTQLSGEELRRKRSEIQLIFQDPQSSLDPRMKVGQIVEEPMRAHDMLDAEGREARAKALLEKVGLDPHHYNRYPHAFSGGQRQRINLARALSVDPDFVVCDEPVSALDVSIQAQVLNTMEELQAEFGLTYLFIAHDLSVIRYISDRVAVMYLGHVVELAEREELFENPAHPYTEALLESIPTPDPRDRGERGVLEGEVPSPVDPPSGCRFRTRCPRLIAPAEYELTDREWERTRAFMRAVKRRTFEPTTAAEVRTRFFDGELPHGEAGEVVEAAIDLVATDREAGRTDGDGDRKGWTAATELLLESFAERSICARERPTYEVEPEYGHGTHFVGCHLYR is encoded by the coding sequence GTGAGTGACGCAGGCGAGGAGCCGCTGCTCGAGGTCGACGGCCTCACCAAACACTTCGTCGCCGACTCGGGGCTGTTCGCAGGTATCGAGTTCGACCCGGGCCAGTTTCCGCCGATCAGCGTCGGCCGGGACCGGGTGAAAGCCGTCGACGGCGTCTCCTTCGAGATCCGGGAGGGCGAGACGCTCGGCCTGGTCGGCGAGTCGGGCTGTGGCAAGAGCACGCTCGGGCGGACGATCCTTCGCCTGCTCGAACCCACCGACGGGACGATCCGGTTCAACGGCGAGGACCTGACCCAGTTGAGCGGCGAGGAGCTGCGACGGAAACGCTCGGAGATTCAGCTGATCTTCCAGGATCCCCAGTCCTCGCTCGATCCGCGGATGAAAGTCGGCCAGATCGTCGAGGAACCGATGCGTGCCCACGACATGTTGGACGCGGAGGGCAGGGAGGCCCGAGCGAAGGCGTTACTCGAGAAGGTCGGCCTCGATCCCCACCACTACAACCGCTATCCCCACGCCTTCTCGGGTGGCCAGCGCCAGCGGATCAACCTCGCACGGGCGCTGTCGGTCGATCCCGACTTCGTCGTCTGTGACGAACCCGTCTCCGCACTCGACGTCTCCATCCAGGCACAGGTGCTGAACACGATGGAGGAGCTCCAGGCGGAGTTCGGGCTCACGTACCTCTTCATCGCCCACGACCTCTCGGTGATCCGGTACATCTCCGACCGCGTCGCAGTGATGTACCTCGGCCACGTCGTCGAACTCGCCGAACGCGAGGAACTCTTCGAGAACCCGGCCCACCCCTACACCGAGGCGTTGCTCGAGTCCATTCCGACGCCCGATCCCCGCGACCGGGGCGAACGCGGCGTCCTCGAGGGCGAGGTGCCGAGCCCGGTCGATCCGCCCTCCGGCTGTCGGTTCCGGACCCGGTGTCCGCGTCTGATCGCGCCCGCCGAGTACGAGCTGACCGACCGGGAGTGGGAACGGACGCGGGCGTTCATGCGGGCCGTCAAGCGACGGACGTTCGAGCCCACGACCGCGGCCGAGGTCCGGACGCGCTTTTTCGACGGCGAGTTGCCACACGGCGAGGCCGGCGAGGTCGTCGAGGCGGCCATCGACCTCGTCGCGACCGACCGCGAAGCTGGCAGGACAGACGGCGACGGCGACCGCAAGGGATGGACGGCGGCGACCGAGCTCCTGCTCGAGTCCTTCGCCGAACGGAGCATCTGTGCCCGGGAGCGTCCGACGTACGAGGTCGAACCGGAGTACGGACACGGGACGCACTTCGTTGGCTGTCACCTGTATCGCTGA
- a CDS encoding ABC transporter ATP-binding protein, which translates to MAAIELRGVTKRYEKAGLLGGRSVTALHDLDLTVRTGEIFGFLGPNGAGKSTTIDILLDYTAPTEGSVHVLGRDVATDGTAVRDRVGILPDGYGPIGERTGREHVAFAIEAKDADDDPDDLIERVGMAGSDAYPVEQYSKGMAQRLMLAMALVGEPDLLILDEPSTGLDPNGARTMRRIVREENARGATVFFSSHILEQVEAVCDRVAIVDGGELVAVDTIDALRESNGATSTVTVELSAIPDGTLERVRAIDGVTDVATDGTAVVVTCENAAKAAAVAAFYDAGADVTNVTTSETSLEELFESYTRGVAQ; encoded by the coding sequence ATGGCCGCGATCGAACTTCGCGGCGTGACCAAACGTTACGAGAAAGCCGGCCTCCTCGGCGGCCGGTCGGTCACCGCCCTCCACGACCTCGATCTCACAGTACGAACCGGCGAGATATTCGGGTTTTTAGGCCCGAACGGCGCGGGAAAGTCGACGACGATCGACATCCTGCTCGATTACACCGCCCCGACCGAGGGTTCGGTCCACGTCCTCGGACGCGACGTCGCCACCGACGGCACCGCCGTTCGCGACCGCGTTGGCATCCTCCCGGACGGCTACGGGCCGATCGGCGAGCGTACGGGTCGAGAACACGTCGCGTTCGCCATCGAGGCGAAAGACGCCGACGACGACCCCGACGACCTCATCGAACGCGTCGGGATGGCCGGCTCCGATGCGTACCCCGTCGAACAGTACTCGAAGGGGATGGCCCAGCGGCTCATGCTCGCGATGGCGCTGGTCGGCGAACCCGATCTGTTGATCTTAGACGAACCCTCGACCGGACTCGACCCAAACGGTGCCCGGACTATGCGCCGGATCGTCCGCGAGGAAAACGCCCGCGGCGCAACCGTCTTCTTCTCGAGTCACATTCTCGAACAGGTCGAGGCGGTCTGTGACCGGGTCGCCATCGTCGACGGCGGCGAACTCGTCGCCGTCGATACGATCGACGCCCTGCGCGAATCGAACGGCGCGACCTCGACTGTGACCGTCGAACTGTCGGCGATTCCCGACGGCACGCTCGAGCGCGTTCGCGCCATCGACGGCGTCACCGACGTCGCCACCGACGGGACGGCGGTCGTCGTCACCTGCGAGAACGCCGCGAAGGCGGCGGCTGTCGCCGCGTTCTACGACGCCGGGGCCGACGTCACGAACGTCACCACCAGCGAGACGTCGCTCGAGGAGCTGTTCGAGAGCTACACGCGGGGTGTCGCCCAGTGA
- the glyS gene encoding glycine--tRNA ligase, with protein sequence MSEESTSEKLVELAKRRGYFFQSAGVYGGVGGFYTFGPQGASLKQNIEDAWRERYAVGEGHMEIDAPTIMPEPVFEASGHLEGFDDMLVECPECGTSHRADHIVEDNTDYEDAESLPIPEVEEIVAEYELVCPACGAGLAGQAVERFNLMFATNIGPGDSQPGYMRPETAQGIFVEFPRLKEYARNQLPFGVTQIGRAYRNEISPRRSIIRTREFTQAELELFIDPEDEPDLTEVEDVTVTLYPASEQHAEDGNAVETTIGEAVADGTIADPWIGYFLGISQEWYASVGVDTERFRYRQHLSGERAHYAADCWDAESEIDGNWIEIAGFAHRGDYDLSKHGEHSEDRFTIFNQYDDPKTVERATVDPDMSYLGPEFGSDAQAVVAELEALAERDRTAFDGETVTVDLEGEPSEIPVEKTGFSVDEETIAGEHVTPHVVEPSFGVDRLVYTVLHHAYREDEVDGEKRTYLALDPEVAPTFVGVFPLQRDDDLEARAEAIASDLRAAGLAITYDDSGAIGRRYRRQDEVGTPFCVTVDYESLEDDAVTVRERDSTAQKRLPIAELPDTLAALRAGSLEFAELEDLEG encoded by the coding sequence ATGAGTGAGGAATCCACGAGCGAAAAGCTAGTCGAGCTCGCCAAACGACGCGGCTACTTCTTTCAGTCCGCCGGGGTCTACGGCGGCGTCGGCGGCTTCTACACCTTCGGTCCGCAGGGCGCATCGTTGAAACAGAACATCGAGGACGCCTGGCGCGAGCGCTACGCCGTCGGCGAGGGCCACATGGAGATCGACGCGCCGACGATCATGCCCGAACCCGTCTTCGAAGCGTCGGGCCACCTCGAGGGGTTCGACGATATGCTGGTCGAGTGTCCCGAGTGTGGCACGAGCCACCGGGCCGATCACATCGTCGAGGACAACACCGACTACGAGGACGCAGAGAGCCTCCCCATCCCGGAGGTCGAAGAGATCGTCGCCGAGTACGAACTCGTCTGTCCCGCCTGCGGTGCGGGGCTTGCGGGCCAGGCCGTCGAGCGTTTCAATCTGATGTTCGCGACGAACATCGGCCCCGGCGACTCCCAGCCCGGCTACATGCGTCCAGAAACCGCACAGGGCATCTTCGTCGAGTTCCCCCGGCTGAAGGAGTACGCCCGCAACCAGCTTCCCTTCGGCGTTACCCAGATCGGCCGGGCCTACCGCAACGAGATCAGCCCCCGTCGCTCGATCATCCGCACGCGGGAGTTCACCCAGGCCGAACTCGAACTCTTCATCGATCCCGAGGACGAGCCCGATCTCACAGAGGTCGAGGACGTCACGGTGACGCTGTATCCCGCGAGCGAACAACACGCCGAGGACGGCAACGCCGTCGAGACGACGATCGGTGAAGCCGTCGCCGACGGCACGATCGCGGATCCCTGGATCGGCTACTTCCTCGGCATCTCCCAGGAGTGGTACGCCTCGGTCGGCGTCGACACGGAGCGGTTCCGCTACCGCCAACACCTCTCTGGCGAGCGCGCTCACTACGCCGCCGACTGCTGGGACGCCGAAAGCGAGATCGACGGGAACTGGATCGAGATCGCCGGCTTCGCTCACCGCGGCGACTACGACCTCTCGAAACACGGCGAGCACTCCGAGGACCGCTTTACGATCTTCAACCAGTACGACGACCCGAAAACCGTCGAGCGCGCGACGGTCGACCCCGACATGAGCTATCTGGGACCGGAGTTCGGCAGCGACGCCCAGGCAGTCGTCGCGGAACTCGAGGCACTCGCCGAGCGCGACCGGACGGCGTTCGACGGCGAGACGGTCACGGTCGACCTCGAGGGCGAGCCCTCCGAGATTCCCGTCGAGAAGACCGGCTTCTCGGTCGACGAGGAGACGATCGCCGGCGAGCACGTCACCCCCCACGTCGTCGAACCCTCCTTCGGCGTCGACCGACTCGTCTACACCGTTCTCCACCACGCCTACCGCGAGGACGAAGTCGACGGCGAAAAACGAACGTATCTCGCGCTCGATCCCGAGGTCGCGCCCACGTTCGTCGGCGTCTTCCCGCTGCAACGCGACGACGACCTCGAGGCCCGGGCGGAGGCGATCGCTTCCGACCTCCGTGCGGCGGGACTTGCGATCACCTACGACGACTCCGGGGCGATCGGTCGCCGGTACCGCCGCCAGGACGAGGTGGGGACGCCGTTCTGTGTCACCGTCGACTACGAGAGTCTCGAGGACGACGCGGTGACGGTCCGCGAGCGCGATTCGACCGCCCAGAAACGCCTCCCGATCGCGGAACTCCCCGACACCCTCGCCGCGCTCCGTGCGGGATCGCTCGAGTTCGCGGAGCTAGAAGACCTCGAAGGGTAG
- a CDS encoding dolichol kinase, protein MADELKRRLVHASGAGLVALYLLAQSLELSLSWGRFRILMVALAVGAIGLEFLRLRVGLEWWFYEKLTREYEREQFAGYGYYVVSMTIVVLVFEPEIALPAMLMLAIGDPISGALSDDTLRRVKRPWVLAATFGVMLVLALPFLHETPAAAVAAAAGATVADGVTVTIREFVVDDNLTIPIYAAVLAWLVLEVVPA, encoded by the coding sequence ATGGCCGACGAACTCAAGCGACGACTGGTCCACGCAAGCGGTGCCGGGCTGGTCGCTCTCTACCTCCTCGCGCAGTCGCTCGAGCTGTCGCTCAGCTGGGGTCGCTTTCGGATCCTGATGGTCGCGCTGGCGGTGGGCGCGATCGGTCTCGAGTTCCTCCGGCTGCGGGTCGGGCTGGAGTGGTGGTTCTACGAGAAGCTCACCCGCGAGTACGAACGCGAGCAGTTCGCCGGCTACGGCTACTACGTGGTCAGCATGACGATCGTCGTACTGGTCTTCGAACCCGAGATCGCCCTGCCCGCGATGCTCATGCTCGCGATCGGCGACCCCATAAGCGGGGCACTTTCGGACGATACGTTGCGCCGGGTCAAGCGCCCGTGGGTACTCGCGGCGACCTTCGGCGTCATGTTAGTGCTCGCGCTTCCGTTTCTCCACGAGACGCCCGCAGCCGCGGTCGCCGCAGCCGCAGGCGCGACGGTCGCAGACGGCGTGACCGTGACGATCCGCGAGTTCGTCGTCGACGACAACCTGACGATTCCCATCTACGCCGCGGTCCTCGCCTGGCTCGTACTCGAGGTCGTCCCCGCGTGA
- a CDS encoding ABC transporter permease codes for MAIGESQLGEETGPTEDVEAKFGWRYTMAKVMQDTTARWGLYVVAVVLAISAYTIVDSNLSRLTFGAMADFTVAEALPIFDHPERLPPPGEGEGNVPPAFHPEGSMSHPLGTDPNGRDYFTRIVYGAQVSVSVGIVSTLIGFVGGTIIGAVSGFYGGKIDDVLMRAVETIYAIPPLILIIVFTVFVTGGTPDITYAVLGVGITFVPVFARIIRSEVLSVREMDYIEAARAAGVRDRNIIRRHVIPNSFAPVLVYATLQIGVTILIVAGLSFLGYGAQPPTPDWGEMLNTAHGYMHSNVWLSIWPGLAILVTIMGFNLFGDGLQDALDPRLED; via the coding sequence ATGGCGATCGGCGAATCACAACTGGGCGAGGAGACCGGACCGACCGAAGACGTCGAGGCGAAGTTCGGGTGGCGGTACACGATGGCGAAGGTCATGCAGGACACCACCGCACGGTGGGGGCTGTACGTCGTGGCCGTCGTGCTCGCGATCTCGGCGTACACGATCGTCGACAGCAACCTCTCGCGGCTCACCTTCGGGGCGATGGCCGATTTCACCGTCGCCGAGGCGCTTCCCATCTTCGATCATCCAGAGCGGCTCCCGCCGCCGGGTGAAGGCGAAGGGAACGTCCCGCCGGCGTTTCACCCCGAGGGCTCGATGAGCCACCCGCTGGGCACCGACCCGAACGGGCGGGACTACTTCACCCGGATCGTCTACGGCGCACAGGTGTCGGTCAGCGTCGGCATCGTCTCGACGCTGATCGGCTTCGTCGGTGGAACGATCATCGGGGCCGTCTCGGGCTTTTACGGCGGCAAGATCGACGACGTGTTGATGCGAGCCGTCGAGACGATCTACGCCATCCCGCCGCTGATCCTCATCATCGTCTTCACCGTCTTCGTCACCGGCGGGACTCCCGACATCACCTACGCCGTGTTGGGCGTCGGGATCACGTTCGTGCCGGTGTTCGCCCGGATCATCAGAAGCGAGGTCCTCTCCGTCCGCGAGATGGACTACATCGAGGCGGCCCGTGCCGCCGGCGTCAGGGATCGAAACATCATCCGCAGACACGTGATCCCGAACAGCTTCGCGCCCGTGCTCGTCTACGCGACCTTACAGATCGGCGTGACGATACTCATCGTCGCCGGCCTCTCCTTTCTCGGCTACGGCGCACAGCCGCCGACGCCGGACTGGGGCGAGATGTTAAACACCGCACACGGCTACATGCACTCGAACGTCTGGCTCTCGATCTGGCCCGGCCTCGCCATCCTGGTGACGATCATGGGCTTCAACCTCTTCGGTGACGGCCTGCAAGACGCACTCGACCCACGACTCGAGGACTAA
- a CDS encoding ABC transporter ATP-binding protein, which translates to MSSDPLLRVENLKTQFFTEAGTVRAVDGISFTVEEGEIVGLVGESGAGKSVASMSLLRLVDSPGEIVGGEITYRGETIFGLEEGPDGELREREAMLTEREMRDRIRGNEIAVIFQDPMESLNPVFTVGGQLREFIELNRDLSAEAAREEALEMLREVGIPDPEQRYEEYPHQFSGGMRQRVLIAMALACEPNLIIADEPTTALDVTVEGQIVDLVDDLQSKYDTSFIWVTHDMGVVAEICDRVNVMYLGEIVEQAPVDELFYDTRHPYTEALLSSMPRPDRTVEELEPIEGVMPEAINPPSGCRFHPRCPDARDVCKRVHPDTREVADADGRAHRAACVKHDAFDVGYDESASIDPDARLAAADDSASADGGESRE; encoded by the coding sequence ATGAGCTCCGACCCACTCCTTCGCGTCGAGAACCTCAAGACACAGTTTTTCACGGAAGCCGGCACCGTCCGTGCCGTCGACGGCATCTCGTTCACCGTCGAGGAGGGCGAGATCGTCGGCCTCGTCGGCGAGTCGGGGGCCGGCAAGAGCGTCGCCTCGATGAGTCTGCTCCGACTCGTCGACAGCCCCGGCGAGATCGTCGGCGGCGAAATAACCTACCGGGGCGAGACGATCTTCGGCCTCGAGGAGGGGCCAGACGGCGAACTCCGCGAGCGCGAGGCGATGCTTACCGAACGGGAAATGCGCGATCGGATCCGGGGCAACGAGATCGCCGTCATCTTCCAGGATCCGATGGAGTCGCTCAACCCCGTCTTCACCGTCGGCGGCCAGCTCCGGGAGTTCATCGAGCTCAACCGCGATCTCTCCGCCGAGGCGGCTCGCGAGGAGGCACTCGAGATGCTCCGGGAGGTCGGCATTCCGGATCCCGAACAACGCTACGAGGAGTACCCACACCAGTTCTCCGGCGGGATGCGCCAGCGCGTGCTCATCGCGATGGCACTCGCCTGCGAGCCAAACCTGATCATCGCCGACGAGCCGACGACGGCGCTGGACGTCACCGTCGAGGGACAGATCGTAGACCTCGTCGACGACCTCCAGTCGAAGTACGACACGAGCTTCATCTGGGTCACTCACGACATGGGCGTCGTCGCCGAGATCTGTGATCGAGTGAACGTGATGTACCTCGGCGAGATCGTCGAACAGGCACCCGTCGACGAACTGTTCTACGACACCAGACACCCCTACACCGAAGCCCTGCTTTCCTCGATGCCACGGCCCGACCGGACCGTCGAGGAGCTCGAGCCGATCGAGGGCGTGATGCCCGAGGCGATCAATCCGCCGTCGGGCTGTCGGTTCCACCCGCGCTGTCCCGACGCCAGGGACGTCTGCAAGCGCGTTCACCCGGACACGCGCGAGGTCGCCGACGCCGATGGGCGGGCCCACCGGGCCGCCTGCGTCAAACACGACGCCTTCGACGTCGGCTACGACGAGAGCGCATCGATCGATCCGGACGCACGCCTCGCCGCGGCGGACGATTCCGCCTCGGCCGACGGGGGTGAGAGCCGTGAGTGA
- a CDS encoding ABC transporter permease → MSSLETLALFVREDVRDTVRERQFHLLVGIFALLAALMTYAADRSASATGGEAELIPSLVPIVAMLTPLLALGFFASTLVEKRTTGALKVVLGLPISRGTAVLGTFVGRTIVICTAVVASFLLALALATVLNVTVDPVRFVAVTAVLALLGTTFTALAVAISAIVRTTTRATATAFGVFVLFFFGLWAQLPTALLYVRHGFSFPETTPGWVDVVAALNPVAAYTNLLAGLYPDLNSGAFVTPPSEPAVYERPAFALAVLVGWIVLAIGVGYRRFRATDI, encoded by the coding sequence GTGAGCTCGCTCGAGACGCTCGCGTTGTTCGTCCGGGAGGACGTCCGCGACACCGTCCGCGAGCGACAGTTTCACCTCCTCGTCGGCATCTTCGCGCTGCTGGCCGCATTGATGACGTACGCGGCGGATCGATCGGCGTCCGCGACCGGCGGCGAGGCCGAACTGATCCCGTCGCTGGTGCCGATCGTTGCGATGCTGACGCCGCTTCTTGCGCTTGGCTTTTTCGCGTCGACGCTCGTCGAGAAGCGGACGACCGGTGCGCTCAAGGTCGTCCTCGGATTACCGATCTCCCGGGGGACGGCGGTTCTCGGGACGTTCGTCGGTCGGACGATCGTGATCTGTACGGCGGTGGTCGCGTCGTTTCTCCTGGCGCTTGCGCTCGCGACCGTTTTGAACGTGACCGTCGACCCGGTACGGTTCGTCGCCGTGACGGCGGTTCTCGCACTGCTCGGGACGACGTTTACCGCCCTCGCCGTCGCCATCTCGGCGATCGTCCGCACGACGACGCGGGCGACGGCGACCGCGTTCGGCGTCTTCGTCCTGTTTTTCTTCGGGCTCTGGGCACAGCTCCCGACCGCTCTGTTGTACGTCCGCCACGGCTTTTCGTTTCCCGAGACGACGCCCGGATGGGTCGACGTCGTCGCAGCACTCAACCCGGTCGCCGCGTACACGAACCTGCTCGCCGGACTGTACCCCGATCTCAACAGCGGCGCGTTCGTCACGCCGCCGTCGGAGCCGGCCGTCTACGAACGGCCCGCGTTCGCACTCGCCGTCCTCGTCGGTTGGATTGTCCTCGCGATCGGCGTCGGCTACCGTCGGTTTCGGGCCACCGACATCTGA